DNA from Plasmodium cynomolgi strain B DNA, chromosome 12, whole genome shotgun sequence:
CGCACTTTATGCAATGTCCTATTCCATTGTCAGATAATTTTGCAGTTTTTAAGAGTTAATTActagcaaaaaggagaaaatcaCACaagagcataaaaaaaaggttactaTGTTGCTTTCCACGTATGTATATTCATTTACATACACAAACACGTGCACACACGACTGCGCATTGTGCTCTTAgcaaaatggcattttttgaaaaaggcgCATAACGTTTAACTGAAAAAGTTCAACGTTTTTTTGAACGAATGGTCATTTTTCAGAGTACGTTTTGGCATTATATATTCCCCTtggatgtaaaaaaaaaaaaaaaaggtaagaCAATGCGccaaatgaaataatttccgCATTATTCTTCCGTTTCGTGTCTTTCTGTGTACTCCAACTGTCTTATCACttctttttccaaaaagtCGTATACATTTTCTTTACACAAGCAAACTGTGTCACTGATTTTTTctatcaaaaaatttttgccttCATTCATGAGCAGAATTATTTGCATCGTTGGCTCGTCGCATTTCACTAAAACTCCCTTTATAGCAGtaaccattttttcccaacctGTTAAGCTTTTGTCATAATCGATTCGCTTATGTACTCTGGTTAATATGGCAGATGGATTGGATTAGCAGCTCACACGGTTAGTTCTTTATGTAATacgtagcaaaaaaaaaaaaaaaaagaagggggaactacaaaaaaattatcttaaAATGTTAAGCTGTGAGAGGGATAGGGTTCTCCACACAGTCTTTACAACTGGATTATTCAcccaaaattttgtacataattttatgGCAATTTCTTTCACCATAAATAGCATAATTTTGCGTACATTTTTACTGAAGCAAAATCAGCATTTTCTGGAGGTGGGAATGCTACGCGAAAAAGTAGTCACAACTTTTTAGCAAaatgagcatattttttttttttcatgtatgATTGTACTATACCCACGGAAAAGGGCTGATCGTACgtgacggaaaaaaaaaaaaaaaaatagataacTTTAGGACGAacggaatataaaaaatgatcgcattgtaaaaagcaaaatcgttggaaaaaaaaaaaaaaaaaaaaaaataaataaacgcACGTCAGGACATATACGTAAATAAATACTCGTGCCCGATCATCGACGTGTTTTAGCAGCACAGGGGGACATACGTGGAAAACGCACAATTTTGCAACAACACAAATATTTAGGGAAGGCCAAATTGCTAACCTGTTCAGCTGAGCGGACAAATACATTTCAGTCAACGGGATAAGAAACCGCGCTCCTTTGaagcatttttacaaaacagACAAGCGAACATGAAGTAAGGCCGAGGGGGAATCATCAACACAGGAAGGGGGCGCGACGGATGCTTTGTcgtgtgcatatttatgcTATTACATGCCCATTGTGATGTACCCGTGTGGGCTGGCCGCATTTCATTTCGTTGCACGCCGCCCCATTTCGTTCCATTTTGCCCCACTTCGTTTATCTCTTTCTCTTAactatttttccccctcagaTTTTTCAAGCCTAAGAAGGAGCACACGTTGGACGACGCATATGGTAATAACGTTTTGTGAGTGcaaacaagaagaaaaaaaaacaccatgTAGGGTGTGTTACATTTAAGGGTTCATATGTTTGTCCCcccctccacttttttttattaatcatGTGAACGTCCGGCGCATGGACACAACACTGCACGTGCAAGAGTACGGCAAAATAACATGCCCCTGCGtacgcacacacacgcatCCCTTTGTAGGAAACCTGGAGAAGAGCGTAAAAAGCATTGATGATAATATCGACAAATATAATAAGGAGCTAAACataattaagcaaaaaattgaagaggaaaagaaaaagaagccaGTCAATCAACATGCCATTAACAATTTAAGAAACAAAGCTGCGATCATcattaagagaaaaaaaacgtatgaaaataataaagaaaatacacTCGGAATTCAATTCAATATAGAccaaataaaatatgcaaatgATAATGTGCAAATGTCAATTGATACATGTAAGGCTCTGGAGAGCACAagcaaaattatgaaaaaaaatatgaaaaaagtgaacattggaaaaatagaaaaattgcaGGACGACCTTTTTGATTATATGGAAGAGGCAAAAGAAATTGGGGAAATTTTGTCGTCCTCCTATGATATACCCCTAGAGTTGGACGAAAACGAAATCGATGCAGAGTTATCCCTTATCGAGGACAGCATCCTAGACGAACAGGTCGAGGATAACATTACTGATTATTTAGAGAGCGATAAGGTGGaagagaaagaggaaaagacAATGGAGCAGGAAATACCTTCgacggaaaaaaacacagaaatTGTTAAAAGTAAAGCAAAGCAGAGTGAAAATTACTATACGCAGAAGGAGAGCtaaggaggaaaaggcgCAAAACATTGATATGAATGTGCGTTGCAATTAAAATGGttcaagtgaaaaaaaaaagaacacaaaCAAAGGAGATAGGGGGTTAGAGGGGGGGTTAGCCACTGCACTGCTCTTCTTCGCGCATACGCTGTGTACACAGTTGTGTGCATATCCCCAAAGGTGCGCATTTATTTACCATCTCATTTGGGATCAACGCCTGCGAgctgtatattttttgcttcaacGCCCTCGCATGGGCACAGTGAGCAGTTTAATATTTGAACACGTTATGATAGTGGCATTTTACcacattttgtgtgcaccCCTGCTGAATTAATGTAGAAggcattccttttttggggggggcttttttttttttttgtaaattatcgGATCATTTTAAcgccttttttatgcccaAAGAATGGCACCCATTATGAATATTCTTCGCGTCGGAAGATAAGTTTGTCTGATCAGGAGCACAAATTTGTAAGGAATGCGTGGCAGAGATGGACGTTGCGGGATGTCATGTCAGTAGGCATTGCTCCTACAACTGCTACCTTTTAAGATGAATCGAGGGCGAAACAGTACACGAGGAATTTCACAaatacaggaaaaaaaaaaaaattttcctttcgaTTAGTTTTAAGTATAATTTTTGGTAATTATGCATACGAAttcacggaaaaaaaattggagcaAACGGTTTGGAGGGGGTGTATGCTGGTGTGCACACGGGGAGGCAGCATAATGAATGGTTGCGTTTGCCTAGGTGATGACCATAAGCGGCAGGGTTGGGATGCACATGTGTGGAATAATACGCGTCCGAATATGCACACGTGAAGGTATATACTTCCCTGCGTGGAGTTTAGGAATccttcttaaaaattttggaaggCTTATACTTGCTGTCCTGTTCGGGCGAACACATGAAGGGCCAGTAATCGTGCAGGCATTTCTCGAAGACATGATTTATAAACTGATGGGTGTTGTTAGTGCAAGGCTTGTACTGGTTCAGAGATGAATacacattattatatatgcatttatttttgggGGTAGCCCTAATTGAGGGACttttaaaataagtaaatacaTCATGGTCGGGGGAAAAAGATTTGCTGTTAAAATAGCTGCACTGATTACTCAAATTATAGGCTCTTATTTCGGAACAAGCAATATGGTGGCAATTGTACATGTCTATATTTGCCCTTGCAAAATCAAAGGCATGTATAAGTTCATGTGTTAGTATATATTTGAGCTTATAATAATtgttaatattatttgaaCAAAGCCAAATGGTGTTATTTATAGGGTTGTAACCACCTACgtaatttgattttttttccttggaAGGAGCAGTGGTTGGGTTATTACTATTATACCTAATGGGAGACAATTCCGAGCATGAGCAATTTTCCTTGCTCTTCggtaaataattatttttattattcacgAAAACATCACCGACTTTGTACTGGGGTGTAAAGAAGCTTCccaatttttgaaaaaatgtctTTTTCTGCTCTTTATTATTAGGGcaatttatgtatataacgTTAATTGGGCGATTTAAGGCAGATAATGCATCAACTAAAATTTTAACTCTATAATTGTTCAACACgaagtacataaaaatttgcaacttTATTTTGTCGTAAGGACTTATGTCGTCATTAAAGTGGGtcacaaatttgttttccttttttctgtgtgCGCTGTTTGGAGGGGGAGCGCTCTGCGGGGTGAATTCCTTCGAAGGGGAGGATTCTGGCACGGTGTTATCTGAAGCGAAGTTATTCGGGGAGTACTTCTCTGAAGGGAAGTTCTGTGGcagttccccttttgttaAGCGCGTTCCGTCAGGGTATATTTGGTCTTCCCTGTCTGCGCTACTCCGTGGTTTGTTAGTCTTGCTCGCCACGCCATTCTCCGAGTTAGCGTCTATTTGCTTCTCAGCAATCTGGGGAGCGTTTTCTTCAGCGTTGTGATTCGTTGTGTCGCTTTTATCGCTACTCCTGAGTGTGGTTTCCCCGCCTCGGTTCATCGTGGGGGTGCTATCTGTCCCTTCATCAGGTGTGATGTTTTTATAGTGGTGAACaaatcccccatttttttgaatcaTTGATTTGAAATGATCATTTatgttataatttattacaaaCAGATCATTATAATTCGGCCATTTACACacgtttttatatttcagtGAGTATTGTACCAAAAATAACATGTCACTgagtttcttttcttttccatttttaaaaaaaaaattttctacagTCTTTGTCAAATCAAATTGGTGAATTTCTTTAccaatttgtttaattttttcctttcctcgTTCCACCCTCTTGCGTACTTCTTCCATCTTTTGCTTTATGCTCAGCGGGAAGCgacataaaaatgggtgaAGCTTTTACTCTTTTCCCTGAACATGCTTTCCGATTGTTCCCTTGCCTgttcgattttttcctttcatgttgtatgcagcatctttttttacgcttttcGAAAAAGGACATAAAAAGAGATATCAAtcggggggaggggaaataaTAGCGATGACGGCGGcgatgaagagaaaaaaaaaaaaaagaatcaaattAAACCTGTGCGAGGTTTAATACCCAATAGAGCAAACCAAGCAAACGAAGCAGTACCCATAGAAAAACTGAAATGAATAAAACGAACTGTAAGGAGAGGAGCCAACAAgggaaatattattaaacGTTGCAAAAGTGTAGATAACGTATAACCTATAcgaaatggggggaaaaaatgggggaaaaaaagaagtgttGTTTCCAAATCTGTGAGTATAGAAAATTTTCGCAAATTAAGGACGTTCCCTCCTTGTGCAATTTGGGATAATGCTTCTTTTGTCTGCGTTACGCATCATCCCGATTTGAGGAATAATTAACAGTACGTTTAAGTAGGCAAACAAATTGGGGCGTACGATAAATTCCCCTACCATTCGTTGTGAGCGCGCATGTCGTTGACAATTTTAAGAGTGCCTCTTcgtgatggaaaaaatgtatattcaCATATGTAGATTCAAAATAGCTGATGTTCCCTATGAACGTTTTAATgttgcaaaaagggaggaaagcGTTTACATGTCCCCTTTTCCGTTTCGAATGAAATTTCAGCGTGGTGTATGATTTTAATGTGTAGGGGGCACCTTCCGTTTGTTCCTTTTAACTTTATCTAGCTTTGTTtagcttttaattttctatGGAAACGTGTGCAGTCAAGATACGCTTGAACTTGGGGTCATTCTCTTCAAGTTCGATTGAACCTGAAGCGACGTTTGCTTATATCGATTCCGCGTTTCTCGTTTTGCGGGTTGTTTCTACATATGGGAGATATTACCCCTTTTGCGCGATCTGCCGCTAATCCGCTTTCGTTTCCGTGATAGTGGTAAAAAGACCCCAATTTGAGCATCTCAAAGGTGAGATGCATTAAGGAGATTATTTCCGTCCGGAAGCGACGAGGAGTGGcgaatttcaaaaaaggggacgctTAGAAAGAGGGATACCTTTCcaaatataattttgcaactttttgatttttcagTTCTATCATGTgatattttaatatgttGTCgcgcaaaattgcaaaagggCTCGTTGAAGGGGGGGTTGTTTCTGCTTTTCAGGGGGGGCGCCTCCCAACCTTCCATTCGTGGTTTTTGTcagaatggagaaaaaaataacagacacgcatgtatatatatacttattgCCATTACAcatttgcgtttttttgtacatatttaataagaataaaaaatgaagaaagtgGGGGCGGAGAAGCAAAGTGTTAACCTTTTAAGGGGAAATTATACTGCAAAagttttagttttttttttNNNNNNNNNNNNNNNNNNNNNNNNNNNNNNNNNNNNNNNNTTAAGCATTTTAATcagaaaggaggaaaagtgTGGCAAAAATCATGCATGTAGCAATATGAACataacttcattttttaacaaatatataagaaaaaaaaggcaaagtggTGTATTTTCTACAAAGCGAAATATTTGCAGTTTGAAGCTTACACCATAAACTCTTtttgacgaaaaaaaaaacgcttaaAACGGTAAGGATGTTCTTCCCACGTTACGTTCTAACACATCAGTAACGAAGGTGAAATGTCAAAACAGACATGAACATTTTCGAAGATGCGtatttgtgtgtacatatacgcttatacattttgttttttttcacattttttcgttttttttttcccttttgcgtgTCTGCAAGGTTTAAAGGTGAGCAATTATGATTTTTCGCCCACTTGCAAAGAGGGAACGCACGAATGCGCCAACGAGCGGTGGGAAATGACGAATCTGCCAAAGGTAAAGAACCGTACATTTCAGCTGAGGGCGAATGGGATGACTTGACGTGTGTTCACTcatgcgcatatatatatgcatatgtggaGATATAAAAGTATGCGCATATTATTcgcgcatatgtgcataGCATATACATAAACACATTTTGCGCGCATACGCAGCCTTCTTAATgaaacgttaaaaaaaaaaaaatacatatatataatagtggcaaaatataataaagacaaaatacaaaatgaacacacaatttttattagaatttttcttcatagcATGCTGACCCCCGTACCGTTATCAAAGCAACATTTGATAAGTCGGCAAAACATCTTCTTTAAgagtttcccatttttattacatgCCATATTATCCTCGCcgggtggggggaaaaatcgCATCACCCTTTGTTgcaaatgaatatattgtaCATAAATGCGCAGCACTTTTTTCGCAAATCCGaagcacatatttttgtaaattcacCAACACGAACAGGAAAATTTCAAGCGCCACTTACTGCGTGCCATTATTAGCAACCGCAACAGAGTGAAGGAAAGGCGTGGGCGAGTAAAACAAATTAAGCGCGGCATGGGACTCGCTGCAGAGGGTAACCCATGATTTGTAACTTGTAGCTCACGACGTACAACGCGCTTCACGTCCTGATGAGCAATCGCGTTTTCAAGTGCGAG
Protein-coding regions in this window:
- a CDS encoding SNF7 family protein (putative); protein product: MKFFKPKKEHTLDDAYGNLEKSVKSIDDNIDKYNKELNIIKQKIEEEKKKKPVNQHAINNLRNKAAIIIKRKKTYENNKENTLGIQFNIDQIKYANDNVQMSIDTCKALESTSKIMKKNMKKVNIGKIEKLQDDLFDYMEEAKEIGEILSSSYDIPLELDENEIDAELSLIEDSILDEQVEDNITDYLESDKVEEKEEKTMEQEIPSTEKNTEIVKSKAKQSENYYTQKES
- a CDS encoding hypothetical protein (putative), whose amino-acid sequence is MEEVRKRVERGKEKIKQIGKEIHQFDLTKTVENFFFKNGKEKKLSDMLFLVQYSLKYKNVCKWPNYNDLFVINYNINDHFKSMIQKNGGFVHHYKNITPDEGTDSTPTMNRGGETTLRSSDKSDTTNHNAEENAPQIAEKQIDANSENGVASKTNKPRSSADREDQIYPDGTRLTKGELPQNFPSEKYSPNNFASDNTVPESSPSKEFTPQSAPPPNSAHRKKENKFVTHFNDDISPYDKIKLQIFMYFVLNNYRVKILVDALSALNRPINVIYINCPNNKEQKKTFFQKLGSFFTPQYKVGDVFVNNKNNYLPKSKENCSCSELSPIRYNSNNPTTAPSKEKKSNYVGGYNPINNTIWLCSNNINNYYKLKYILTHELIHAFDFARANIDMYNCHHIACSEIRAYNLSNQCSYFNSKSFSPDHDVFTYFKSPSIRATPKNKCIYNNVYSSLNQYKPCTNNTHQFINHVFEKCLHDYWPFMCSPEQDSKYKPSKIFKKDS
- a CDS encoding REX1 DNA repair protein (putative), with translation MVTAIKGVLVKCDEPTMQIILLMNEGKNFLIEKISDTVCLCKENVYDFLEKEVIRQLEYTERHETEE